The following proteins come from a genomic window of Kitasatospora cineracea:
- the mscL gene encoding large conductance mechanosensitive channel protein MscL has protein sequence MKGFRGFVLRGNVVDLAVGVVIGAAFSGVVTALVRAFLTPLVGLATGAVGDFSRRTVRIHHVEFPYGGFIDASITLLLTALVLYFVVVLPFNKLHERFAPHQDVQAPKRDCPECLSAIPARASRCAFCTASLAPMPDLP, from the coding sequence GTGAAGGGTTTCCGCGGCTTCGTTCTACGGGGCAACGTCGTCGACCTTGCCGTGGGCGTGGTGATCGGAGCGGCGTTCTCGGGTGTCGTCACCGCCCTGGTCCGCGCCTTCCTCACCCCGTTGGTCGGCCTGGCCACCGGTGCGGTGGGTGACTTCAGCCGCCGCACCGTCAGGATCCACCACGTGGAGTTCCCGTACGGCGGGTTCATCGACGCCTCGATCACCCTGCTGCTCACCGCGCTGGTGCTCTACTTCGTGGTCGTGCTGCCGTTCAACAAGCTGCACGAGCGCTTCGCCCCGCACCAGGACGTCCAGGCGCCCAAGCGGGACTGCCCCGAGTGCCTGTCCGCGATCCCGGCCCGGGCGAGCCGGTGCGCCTTCTGCACCGCCTCGCTCGCCCCGATGCCCGACCTGCCGTGA